In Spirosoma aureum, a single genomic region encodes these proteins:
- a CDS encoding transposase, with amino-acid sequence MVDAILWLLRTGCQWRNLPPDWPHWQAVYYYFEQWKAKGTFVQMNAALNQLDRLNANREACPSALCIDSQPIKLGPRIDSYRGTDPHKRVNGCQQASTDLRR; translated from the coding sequence ATGGTAGATGCGATTTTATGGCTGCTACGCACAGGATGTCAGTGGCGCAATCTTCCCCCTGACTGGCCCCATTGGCAGGCCGTTTACTATTACTTCGAGCAGTGGAAAGCCAAGGGCACCTTTGTGCAAATGAATGCTGCCTTAAATCAACTGGATCGACTCAACGCCAATCGCGAAGCCTGCCCCTCGGCACTATGTATTGATTCCCAACCAATTAAGCTAGGGCCACGGATTGACAGCTACCGGGGTACTGACCCACACAAACGTGTCAACGGGTGTCAACAGGCGTCAACGGACCTTCGTCGTTGA
- a CDS encoding enoyl-CoA hydratase/isomerase family protein, with protein sequence MFENLLYDCNDGVCRITLNRPQVYNALSPDLIHELTVAIEAAGNADTVRVVVLTGAGDKAFCSGADLKAGFANAAASGGQLNLGESLRNGYHPMIKAMRNLAKPIIGRVNGIAAGAGCSLALACDLVICADEAYFSQIFVNIGLMPDAGSTFFLPRLIGPQRAFELSSTGRRVYGPEAAQIGLVSRSVAATNLDQTVDEIVAYYATAPTRAIGAMKKVLNQSLYSDLDHQLEQEADNQNELGHSADSMEGIGAFLMKRKANFSGR encoded by the coding sequence ATGTTTGAAAATCTGCTTTATGATTGTAATGATGGTGTCTGCCGCATTACGCTCAATCGACCACAGGTATATAATGCGCTTAGTCCTGACCTGATTCATGAGCTTACAGTTGCTATTGAAGCGGCTGGCAATGCCGATACTGTTCGCGTGGTTGTGCTAACTGGCGCGGGCGACAAGGCGTTCTGTTCAGGTGCCGACCTGAAAGCAGGTTTTGCAAATGCAGCCGCTTCGGGTGGTCAGTTAAATCTGGGTGAATCGTTACGGAATGGCTATCACCCGATGATTAAGGCAATGCGAAATCTGGCAAAGCCAATTATTGGTCGTGTTAACGGCATTGCAGCGGGAGCAGGCTGTTCGCTGGCATTGGCGTGCGACCTTGTCATTTGTGCCGACGAGGCTTATTTTAGTCAGATATTCGTCAATATCGGTTTGATGCCTGATGCTGGCTCCACTTTTTTTCTACCCCGGCTTATTGGGCCGCAACGTGCGTTTGAATTGAGTAGTACTGGCCGACGGGTATACGGACCTGAAGCCGCCCAAATTGGCTTGGTGAGCCGCTCCGTAGCCGCCACCAATTTAGATCAAACGGTTGATGAAATAGTCGCCTATTACGCTACTGCTCCGACTCGTGCTATAGGCGCAATGAAAAAAGTTTTGAATCAATCGCTCTATTCAGACCTTGATCATCAATTGGAGCAAGAGGCTGACAATCAAAATGAACTGGGCCATTCTGCTGACTCGATGGAAGGGATAGGGGCCTTTCTAATGAAACGTAAAGCAAATTTTTCAGGCAGATAG